In the Muricauda sp. MAR_2010_75 genome, one interval contains:
- a CDS encoding S10 family peptidase, with the protein MNRILAIVLMCLVFPLQGQQLNTDMDSTVTTYGQVTIKGTPVKYKAITGKQPVWDEKGKIIAGLFFTYYERTGVSNRAKRPLVISFNGGPGSASVWMHIAYTGPKILSIDDEGYPVQPYGIKDNPYSILDVADIVYVNPVNTAYSRAIDSMDSKEVSKRFFGVNPDIEYLATWINTFVTRQNRWESPKYLIGESYGTPRVSGLSLELQNSHWMYLNGVILVSPTGLGIERGTAVEPASYVPYYSAAAWFHKKLPSDLQSKDLTDLLPEVEKYTLDELIPIMAKGGSISEAERKATASRLARYTGLSEKVILEHNLRIPKRFFWKELLRDEGHTIGRLDSRYLGLDKENAGERPDYSPELTTWLHSFTPAINYYIKNVLKYDTDLHYNMFGPVRPWDRSDNNTGDNLRQAMSQNPYLHVMVQSGYYDGGTDYFNSKYNLWQIDLNGRLKDRMSWRGYRSGHMMYLRKEDLENANEHIREFIAKTIPAEGQPAQYKR; encoded by the coding sequence ATGAATCGAATTTTAGCAATTGTCCTGATGTGCCTTGTTTTTCCTTTACAGGGGCAACAACTGAATACCGATATGGATTCCACCGTCACTACCTATGGTCAGGTGACCATAAAGGGAACACCGGTAAAATATAAAGCCATTACTGGAAAGCAACCCGTATGGGACGAAAAGGGAAAAATTATAGCGGGTCTCTTTTTTACTTATTATGAGAGAACAGGAGTCAGCAATAGGGCAAAAAGACCATTGGTCATTTCCTTCAATGGAGGTCCTGGTTCAGCATCAGTTTGGATGCACATTGCCTATACAGGACCCAAAATCCTGTCCATTGATGATGAAGGATACCCTGTTCAACCCTACGGAATCAAAGACAATCCCTATTCTATTTTGGATGTAGCGGATATCGTTTACGTCAATCCGGTAAATACAGCATACTCAAGGGCTATTGATAGCATGGACAGCAAAGAAGTATCAAAACGATTTTTTGGTGTAAACCCCGATATTGAGTATTTGGCAACCTGGATCAACACCTTTGTTACCCGTCAAAATCGTTGGGAATCCCCAAAATATTTGATAGGGGAGAGTTACGGTACACCCCGTGTTTCAGGGCTTTCGTTGGAACTTCAAAACTCCCATTGGATGTATTTGAACGGAGTCATTTTGGTTTCACCCACCGGTTTGGGGATTGAACGTGGAACAGCAGTGGAACCGGCCAGTTATGTTCCATATTATTCTGCAGCGGCCTGGTTTCACAAAAAACTACCGTCGGATCTTCAATCCAAGGATTTGACCGATTTGCTACCAGAGGTTGAAAAGTACACATTGGACGAACTCATTCCTATTATGGCCAAAGGAGGTTCCATTTCAGAAGCAGAGCGTAAGGCAACAGCGAGTCGATTAGCGCGGTATACAGGATTGTCCGAAAAAGTTATTTTGGAACATAACCTCAGAATTCCTAAACGTTTTTTCTGGAAAGAATTGCTTAGGGATGAGGGTCATACCATTGGTAGACTCGATTCCAGATATTTGGGATTGGATAAGGAAAACGCTGGAGAGCGACCTGATTATTCTCCAGAGTTGACCACTTGGCTGCATTCTTTCACCCCAGCCATTAATTATTATATAAAAAATGTTCTTAAATACGATACAGATCTACACTACAATATGTTCGGTCCAGTAAGGCCGTGGGACAGAAGTGATAACAATACTGGCGACAATTTACGTCAAGCTATGTCGCAGAACCCCTATTTACATGTAATGGTTCAGTCCGGTTATTATGATGGGGGTACGGATTACTTCAACTCCAAATACAATCTTTGGCAAATAGATTTGAACGGCAGGTTGAAAGATCGGATGAGCTGGAGAGGATACCGAAGCGGTCACATGATGTACCTTAGAAAAGAAGATTTGGAGAATGCCAATGAGCATATCCGTGAGTTCATTGCGAAGACCATTCCTGCTGAGGGCCAGCCCGCCCAATATAAAAGATGA